One Rhodococcus sp. P1Y DNA window includes the following coding sequences:
- a CDS encoding GNAT family N-acetyltransferase: MITLPVPPSLIAPSTAVKTSYLVGEQADMLYRESDTAWLAEASIDFDAYVAERVGIRERWGVPSELFWFTSGEYYIGSLVIRHRLTDDEGGGHIGYHVVYPWQRQGHATQMLRLGLAKCAALGIETALLTVEPENVASVAVVRNNGGIDDGINHEGERRFLLETSGNR, from the coding sequence ATGATCACGCTTCCGGTACCACCGTCCCTGATCGCCCCGAGCACTGCCGTCAAGACGTCGTATCTGGTCGGTGAACAGGCGGACATGCTCTATCGGGAGTCCGACACCGCATGGCTTGCCGAGGCCAGTATCGACTTCGACGCCTATGTGGCAGAGCGCGTCGGAATCCGCGAGCGATGGGGAGTTCCTTCCGAGCTCTTCTGGTTCACGTCCGGGGAGTACTACATCGGCTCGCTCGTCATTCGGCACCGGCTTACCGACGACGAAGGCGGCGGCCATATCGGTTATCACGTCGTATACCCCTGGCAGCGGCAAGGTCATGCAACACAGATGCTTCGACTCGGATTGGCGAAGTGCGCGGCTCTCGGGATCGAGACAGCTCTGCTGACCGTCGAACCCGAGAACGTCGCGTCGGTGGCGGTTGTTCGCAACAACGGCGGCATCGACGACGGGATCAACCATGAGGGTGAACGTCGCTTCTTACTCGAGACCTCCGGTAACAGATAG